The region CTACGATCCTGGTCAGGTTGTCGGCCGGTCGGGGGTGGAGCAGACTTACGATGCTCTGCTGCGGGGTGAGGACGGGTATCGCGAGGTTATTGTGAACTCGCACGGCAAGGAGGTTGGGAAGCTGGGGCAGAAGCTGGCGGTGCCGGGGCAGGATCTGAGGCTGTCGATCGACCTGGATATTCAGCGGGCGGCCGAGCAGGCGCTGGAGGGTAAGAACGGCGCGATCGTGGCGATGGACCCGCATACGGGCGAGATCATCGCGATGGCTTCACGGCCGACCTTCGATCCGAACCAGTTTTCCGTGCGGCTGACGCAGAGCTATTGGTCCTCCATTCTGAATAATCCGAATCATCCTCTTTTGAATAAGGCGATTCAGGCGCAACTGGCTCCGGGGAGTACGTTCAAGATCATCATGAGCGTCGCCGGGCTGCAGGAGAATGTGGCGCAGGACCTGAAGGTGAACTGCCAGGGTGGGGCTTCGTTTTACGGGCACTTTTATGGGTGTGACCGGCATCATGGGGGTGTGAACATCAACACCGCCATTCCTTACAGCTGCGACACGTTCTACTACACGCTGGCGTACAAGCTGGGGATCGACAAGATCGCGCAGTACGGGCGTGAGATGGGGATCGGGCAGAAGACCGGGATCGATCTGCCGGAGGAGGCTGCGGGGATCATGCCCTCCGAGCAGTGGAAGATGAAGAACTATCACCAGAAATGGTTCGCGGGGGAGACGATTTCTGTTGGGATCGGGCAGGGGGCGGTTACGGCCACTCCCCTGCAGTTGCTGCGGGCGTTGAGCGGTATTGCTTCCGGCGGCGTGTTGCGGTGGCCGCATGTGCTGCTGCCGGGGCAGGTGCCGGCGGAGATGCAGAATGCGGTTCGGGATACCTTTCCGGGATCGGGTGAGAAGACGATCCCTCTGTCTACGGAGAACTGGCAGTTGATCACCGATGCGATGGCGAATGTGACTTCTAGTCCGATTGGGACGGCTTACCCGGCGCATTTGGAGGGGATCGACTTTGCGGGGAAGACGGGGACGGCGGACGTGGTGAGCGGGCGGCAGAAGGGCAGTAAGAACAAGGACACGCTGCCGAATGCCTGGTTTGTGGGGATGACTCCTCGAAGGAATCCGGACTTTGCGGTTGCGGTGCTCTGGGAGCACGGTTATTGGGGGAACAACTCGGCTCGGCTGGCGGCTCAGGTGATCGATGCTTATGTGGAGAAGCAGCGGGCTAAGGACCATAATCTTAGGACGGTTGAGGCTGTGAAGACGCCTGAGGCTGCTCCGGAGAAGGCTGCGGTTCCGGTGGTTCCTGCGGGGCAGTAGGGTGGTTCGGGCGAAAGGATACACTGTCCAGTTCTGAGTGGTCAGTTTTGAGTTGTGAGTTAAGCGGGTTGAAGCTATGCTTCAACCCGCTTCTGTTTTAGCGTTTGAGGATTGGCAGGTTGTGGTCTGGGTCGATGATGGCTTGCTTGAGGGGGCTGGTGGTTTCTACTGCCAGGGGGTAGACCGTCTTCTGAATCCAAGTTTCTGCGGGCAGGGTGACGCGGCGTTTGGTGCCGTCCTCGAAGGTGAGTTCGACGACCGCGGGGAGGACCAACTGGCCTCGGTTTTCTATGGTGACGGTGGCTCCGGTGGGGGTGGGGTCGATTTTGGTGACGGCGAGGTCCAGCTGCCAGTTGTTGAGGTACCAGCCGCGCCAGAAGTAGCTGAGGTCTTCTCCGCCTTCGCTTTCCATGGCTCGGAAGAAGTCTGAGGGGCTGGGGTGCTTATAAGCCCAGTCCGCGATGAACTTGCGGAAGGCGAAGTCGAAGCGCTGGGGGCCGAGGATGTCGTCGCGCAACAGGGTGAGGCCGAAGGCGCTCTTGAAGTAGGTGATGGGGTGGCGGTACTTTTCCTTGATGGCGTCGGCGCGGGTGAGGATGGCGGGGGCTGCGGGGTCGGCGATGACTTTGGCGATCTCGTCGGCGGGGTGGCCGCCGCCGGGGGCGTACTCGCCGTCACGCTTGGGGCCGTAGACGCCGTTGGAGAAGTCGTCGGACTCGAAGATATCGATGAAGGTGTTGAAGCCCTCGTCCATCCAGGCGTTGCGGCGCTCGTTGAAGCCGACGATCATGGGAAACCAGGAGTGGCCGATCTCATGGGCGGTGATGAAGAAGAGGACCTTGCCCTTGTCGTCGATGCCGTCGAAGAGGATGCCGGGGTACTCCATGCCTGAAGACGGGCCGGCTACGTTGATGGCGTTGGGCCAGGGGTAGGGGAACCAGCGGGCGGAGAAGCGCTCGACGGAGTCCTTGAGGTACTCGGTGGAGCGGCCCCATGCGGGTTCGCCGGCGGACTCAGCGGGGTAGTAGCTCATGGCGAGGGACTTCTTGCCGCCGGGAAGGTTCATCCTTGCGGCGTCCCAGAGGAAGACGGCGGAGGCGGAGAAGGCGACGTCGCGGGTGTTCTCCATCTTGAAGTGCCAGGTTTTGGTGCCGGTGCCGGTTGGGGCGGCTGCTTCTTCGAGCGTGCGGATCATGACTGTTTTGTCTGAGGCGCGGGCCTGGTCGAGGCGCTTGAGTTGGGTAGGGGTGAGGACTTCTTTGGGGTTGACGAGTTCACCGGAGCCGGCGACGACCATGGCGGCGGGAACGGTGACGGAGTAGTCGAAGTTGCCGTATTCGAGGTAGAACTCGTTGGCGAGGTAGGGTTGGGTGTCCCAGCCGTGGAGGTCGTCGAACACGCACATGCGGGGGTACCACTGGGCCATGTCGAAGATGGGGCCGGCCTTGGCGTCGCCCCAGCTCATGCGGCCGCCCCACTTCTCCGGGATGGTGAAGTGGTACTTGATGTGGACCTTGGCGACGCCGTTGTGGGCGAGGGGGGCGGCGAGGCGGACCTGGACGCGGGTGTCGGAGACGACGTAGTCGGCCTTCTGGCCGGCGACTTCGACTGTATCGAGGACGTCTCCGTCGGTGCTCTGGGTGCGGGGGATGCCGCGGCGGCCACCGGCGGCGGGGGCGGAGCGGGCGTCCTTGCGGTAGGTGTTCTGGTCGAGCTGAATCCAGAGGCTGGTGAGGGCGTCGGGGGAGTGGTTGGTGTAGGTGATGACCTCGTCGCCGGTGAGGACCTTGGCGGCGGTGTCGATGGAGGCGTGGAGTTCGTAGTCGGCGCGGTTCTGCCAGTAGCTGGGGCCGGGGGCTCCGTTGGCGGAGCGGTAGGCGTTGACGGGGTCTGGCAGGGTGAGGGGAGCGAAGGTGACGAGAGGATCGTAGGCCGGGGTTTGTGCGCTGGATGACAGTGCTAAGAGGAAGGCTAGACCGGACAGGATCTTCTTCAAGATTTGGGGCTCCTGGTTCAAGGTGGTGGGGCTGGTTGAGTTGAGTGTAGCAAGGGGTATACCCCCTCTCCCCCTTGTTTGGGTTCAAAGTCTTGATTCGATTTGGGTTAGGTCTGGACTTCTCCTTTTGGGGAGAGGAAGGCGTAACTAAACTCGAAGGGATAAAGCGGGATAGGAGTGAAAGGCCGCGACGGTGGATCGTCCAGGTATTCTATGTAGTTCTATTTTACCAAGGTGGCGGGGGTAATATGCCATTTATTTTTGAGGCGGAAGTGGTTTGGTTTGTTGGAGTTGCTTGGATTTTGGGGCGGATGGGGGCTTGACACGTGATTTTGCCAGTTTTTTTTCTGAAAATACTTTTAAGTGGTTGATGGGTAATGGGTTAGATGGTTTTGGCGACTCTTGGCAAAAGTCAGGCGGGTGGGCGGTTGTTCTGCTAGAACGACAACTACGGAGGTTCTGCGCTCAGCGCAGAATGACGGTTGTGGGGGAAGGACGGTTGTGAGGGTAGGACGGTTGTGGGGGTAGGACGGTTGTGGGGTGGGGCGACGTTGGGGTGGGGCGACGGTTGCGGTGTGTGGAAGACAGTGTGGGGGTGGGTAGGGCGAGGGTTGAACTCCCTCAGCGGCTAAAGCCGGGACCGTTCGGAGTTATTTACGGCGGGACTGAAGTCCCGCCCTTTCAAAGCTTGAACACACCAGCCTTTGCTGGACTTATAGGGGGAGGGCCAGGACCAGGTCGTCGTGGAGGGTGGTGCCTACGAGGAACTGGCGGGTGCCTATGGTTTGGAAGCCCTGGCGGTGGTACCAGGCGATGGCTTTGCGGTTCTCGCCGTAGACGCCGAGGAGGAGGCGGGTCATGTTCAGGTCGCGGGATTTTTGTATGGACCAGTTGAGAAGGGCGAGGCCTACTCCTGTGCCCTGGAAGCGCTGGAAGAGATAGATTCGGCGGAGTTCGATGTCCGTGGGGGTGAGGGGGACGGGGAGGTCCGGGGGGCAGAGGACGGCGTAGCCGATGGGGGAGTTGAGTAGTTCGGAGACGGCTATGTGGGTTTGGGGGTCGGCTAGCCAGGTGGCGTATTTGGCGACGGAGTTGTTTTTCTGGAGGTGGGCGAGGACGTCTGCTCCGTCGAGGGTGCCGGCGAAGTTTTCGAGGAAGGTGCCGGAGGCGACGATGGAGAGGAAGTGCTCGTCTCCGGGGTGGCAGACGCGGATGGGGAGTTCGGACATTTGGTTATGGTAGTGGCGGGGATCGCGGAAAGCGAATCACGGAGTGCACGGAGGGAAAGAGGGGGCACGGGAATGGTTTGGGCTGGGAGGGGACCGCCTGGGGCTGAAGCACCCTTGTTGCCTTGGCGGTGACGGGGGGCTGAAGCCCCCGTCTAATCCGAACAGCAAAGACAACTCCATCAACTAGACTTGGGGTGTGGCTATGCAGCGGTTTTCCTCTTTTCGTGACTTCGACTGGACCTTGCTTTCGTTGATCGGTGTGCTCAGCGTGATGAGCGTGCTGGAGATCAAGTCGGCTACGCTGATGACGAAGTTTCGGGGGTTCGACCATAAACAGATTCTGTTTCTGCTGGGTGGGATGGCGCTGATGTTCGTGATCTCGCTGGTGGACTATCACCGGCTGCTGGATATTGCGCCGTGGGCGTATGGGGTTGGGTTTGTCGCGCTGGTGGCGGTGAAGGTGGTGGGGACGAAGGTGCTGGGGGCTCGGCGATGGATCAAGCTGCCCGGGGGGATCCACTTTCAGCCTTCGGAGTGGGTGAAGTTGATTTTGATTTTGACGGTGGCTCGGTTTTTCTGGGCGCGTGCGGGCAGGGATCTTACGTGGACCGATATTTTCAAGGTGTTTGCGCTGGTGGGGGTACCGCTGCTGCTGGTGCTGTCGCAGCCGGACCTGGGGACGTCGCTGACCTATGTGCCGGTGCTGGTGATTGGGCTGTTCCTGGGGGGGATCAGTTGGAAGCAGGCGGGGATTCTGATCCTGGCGTTTCTGCTGGTGGGTGGAGCGGTGGTGAAGTCGGGTAAGGTGCTGAAGCCGTACCAGGTGGCGAGGCTGACGAGCTTTATGGACCCGGATAACGATCCGAAGGGAAGTGGGTATCAGATACGGCAGTCGAAGATTGCGGTGGGGTCGGGTGGGATCTGGGGGAAGGGGACGAACAGAGGGACGCAGACGCAGGGGGACTTTCTGCCGATTCCCTATACCGACTTTATCTTTGCGGCGCTGAGCGAGGAGCATGGGTTCATTGGCGCGGTGGTGGTGCTGCTGCTTTATTTCCTGATCTTGATGCGGCTGATCCAGAATGCGCAGACGGCTTCCGATCTGCCGGGGACGTTCATCGTCATGGGTGTGGTGGCGGTGCTGGTGTTTCAGATTGCGGTGAATGTGGGGATGGTGGTGGGGCTGATGCCGGTGACGGGGATTCCGCTGCCGCTGCTGAGCTATGGGGGATCGAGCGTGCTGTTTACGTTTCTGGCGCTGGGGATTGTGATGAATATCCGGATGCGGCGATTTGTAAACTAGGTTTTGGCGTGCACGGGCTAACTTTTCCGGGTTTTGGGGTTTGAGTGGTTATGAACGTTTGGATGAAGAGCGGATTTTTGTTGGGTCTGGGTATTTTGGGTTTTACGGGTGTGGGGGCTTCGGGCCAGATGCATCGGCATGAGCGGGACAGGGTGGAGGCGACGGAGTCGCAGAACTGCTTTGACGCGAGCGATCCGCAGGAGATTCGGCTATGGGAGGGGCGTGCGCCGGGTGCGGCGGGGGACGATCCCTGCCGGGATATTCCTTACCTGAAGGTGTTTCGGGCGGAGTCGGGTTCCCGGCAGCCGAGGCCGGTGATTTTGGTGGTTGGCGGCGGAGGGTATGACCGGCTGACCGATACCAAGGAACAGGCGCCGGTGGCGGAGTACTTCTCAAGGACGCTGGGGGTGGATGCGTTCGTTCTGTACTACAGGCTGGTGCAGAAGGACGGGACGTACCGGTATCCGGTGCCGATGTGGGACGGGCAGAGGGCGATCAAGCTGGTGAGGGCGCGGGCGGCGCAGTTAGGGGTCGATCCGGGGCGGGTGGCGATGTTTGGCTTCTCGGCTGGCGGTCACCTGGCGAGTACGCTGGCGCTGCACTCGGCGAGCGACTTCGACCTGCCGGTGCATGATGCGGTGGACGGACAGAAGGGCCGGCCGGATCTGCTGGGGCTGGGATATCCGGTGATCTCGATGGACCCGGCTACTGTGCCGCCTTCGGGCTCGTACAAGAATCTGCTGCGGGGGTTCGATGGAGGGCAACTGCGGCATCTGCAGGATTACCTGTCCGGGGAGAAGAACGTGACGCCGCATACGCCACCGGTGTTTCTGTTTGAGAGCATGGACGACGCTCGGATCAGTCCGCAGAACAGCGTGCTGTTTGTGGCTGCGCTGCGGGCTGCGGGGATTGCTGTGGACGCGCATCTGTTTGCGCATGGAGAGCATGGGGCGGGGCTCGCGGAGGGGATTCCGGAGGAGAGTGCCTGGCCGGGGCTGTTTCGAGACTGGCTGGTGGGGCAGCGGTTTCTGGGGCGGTAGGGTGGAGCACGAGGGTCTGCCAGGGCATGGTGATTCCCGGAATGAATCCGACTTTGGTTATGCGGCAGAAAGAGATATGCAGTAATCATTGTTCCTTTTGAGGAACGGGGGGATAATTACGCGGTAGATCGAAAGTGGCATCTCACTCGGGCAGAGAGGCGGTCGAAGCATGTCGATGAGGACGTCTGAGGCTTTGGCGGGCGAAGCGAACGGGATCGATCTGACGGGGAGGACGGTGCTGGGCGTCGTTCGGAGTATGGTCTCGCAACCGGCCCGGGTTGCGCTGCGGAGCTTTGCGGAAGGGGATACAACGATTCTGCTGGTGACGGTGGCGTCTGTTGATTTGCAGGTGCTGACCGGCAGAGATGGGCGGACGGCGCGGTCGTTGCGCGCGCTTGTGAACGCGATAGGGTCAAGGCCCGGACGGCGGATGGAGCTTGAGGTTCAAGGAGAGACTGAGGCTCGAAGCTGATGTTGGCTCGGATGGCTTTCCTGCATACGCCCGATGAACGGTTTATCGTTCTGTCCGAGATGGCGTCTGCCGCTTCAGAGCCCGGTCGGAGCTGCTTTTCGCTGACGACGTTCGACCACGAGAATACGTTTCTGAAGCTGGTGGCGACGGCGGAGATGGTGATGGATCTGACGACCGAGATCATTGCAGCGGTGCTGCTTTCGGTTTCGCAACCGACGTTTCCGCACCGCTGGGTGGAGGTGGGCCTGAACGCTGCGGAGATCGAACGGCTGGGACTGCACGCGGAGAGCGTGGAGGTGAGCCAGTTCGTCGACCCTGATCCTGTGGTGGAGATTCCGGCGGTTCCGGTGAAGAATCCTTTCAGTTTTCAGGACGGTGCGGAACAGTTTCACGAGTTTCTGATGCAGGCACCTACGCCGTTTGTGATGACGGAAGGGCCGGAGCATCGGATGACGTTCATCAATCCGCCTTATGTGCGGCTGCTGGGCCGGTTGACCAAGGAGGCGTTCCTGGGCAAGACGGTTCGGGAGGCTCTGCCGGAGATGGAGGGGCAGCCGTTCTTTGGGCTGATGGACGAGGTCTACCGGACGGGGGTTCCTTATATTGGCATCGAGGTTCCGGGCCGGCTGCAATCCGATATTTCTCAGCAGGAACAGGATCTGTTCTTCGACTTTATCTATCATCCCCTGCGGGACAGGGCGGGCAGGGTGTCCGGGGTGATGATCCAGGCGACCGACGTGACGGATCGTGTGTTGTCGCACCAGGTGATGAGCAGCCGTGAGGATCAGCTTTATACGCAGTGGCAGGAGCTGGAGGCGATCTACCGCTCGGGGCTGGTGGGGGTGATGCTGCTGGAGGCTAACAAGGAGCTTCGAATCCTGCGGATCAACGAGATCCAGGCGGGGTTGCTGGGAGAGCCGGTGGATGAGGTTGAGGGTCGGCCGGTGCGGGAGTGCTGCGCGAGTGTTCCTGCGCTGGAAGCGCTGGTCGAACGCGGGTTGGCGGGGGAGACGGTTCTCAATGAGGTGGTGCGGCCGATGGGAGGCGGGGGACGGGACTGGCTGGTGAGTGTGACGCCGCTCCGGAGTAAGACGGGGGTGATTGAGAAGCTTTACTGCTTGTCTGTGGAGGTTCCGGGGCCAGCGGGGATGGTGCAGTGAGGGTATGGGCAGACGGCTCAATCCCGATTTGTGACGATGGGGTTACAATATGTGCAGACCGATTCTGCTGTTTGTTGCGAATCTGGTGCATACTGATTTCATGCTGAGCGGCCAGATGCCGATTCAGTGCAGTAAACCCGCTCATACTGGCGCCGGGCGCCGAGCGGCAACGAGACTTTAGAGCTTTTAGAACGACCTAAGAGTTTTTAGATTTTAGAAAAAAGGCCGGCCAGGCTTGAGATTTCGAACTCCGTTGGCCGGACAGGTTCTGAGCATGAACGCAATGGGAAGGCAAACGGCCCCGCCTCAGCATGAGGTTGTTTCGGTCACCTTCCGCGCGTTCTTTTTTTCGCTTGAAGCATCCATTCGTGGCTCCGATCTATCCTGTTTTGCCCTATGCTCCGCGAACGTGCGGAGGTGTGGGGCCGGGGTGTGCCAACACCTTGCAACAGCAATCGACACCATCGCTTCTGCGTCTCAGGATTGGTCCGTACCGATGGTTGGGAGCGCCTGAACCAGGGCGCTGCCGCCGAATCTCAATGCTTGCGCCTGCTTGCCCTGACCTGACGGGATACGTCAGAGGGCAGAAAGAGCAGAGAGCATGTCAAAAGAGATCTATATATCTTCTACGCCGCACGAGACGCGGCTGGCCATTGTTGAGAACGACGAACTGGCTGAGATTTACTACGAGCGTGAGAACGAGTACACGCTGGCGGGCTCCATCTATAACGGCAAGGTGACGCGCGTGCTTCCGGGCATGCAGAGCTCGTTTGTGGATATCGGGCTGGAGCGGGACGCCTTCCTCTACATCACGGACTTCATGGAAGAAGCCGGCGATAGCGCCGACTTTGAAGCGAATGCGAATGGGGCGGATAAGGCTCCGCGCGGGGATCGTAATGGAGGCGGGAACGACCGCGGGCGGGATCGTGGGCCTCGGCAGGATCGTGGGGATCGCTCTGATCAGGCGCGTTTGCCGGAGCGGAGTGCTGAGCCTACGGATGCGGATCTGTTTACGGAGGCGGTTTCCGGGCTTGATCCGGCTCGTCCGGTTGCGCCCAGGAATGGGAATGGAGCTGGCTCTGAGTTGGAGCGGTCGGATCGTGGGGATCGCGGCAGCAGGCGTGGTGGGCGCAACCGGCGGGATCGCGGTGCGTTCAACTCTGATGGGACTCCTCGGCGTGATCGTGGCGAGAGTGGGAACCGGGCTGATGCTGGCAATCGGACAGACAGGCCTGCGCAGAGCTTTGTAGCTCCCGTGGAGACTCCGGTCGAGGCGACCCCTGCGGCTGGGAATGATGAGTTGGGTGAAGGCGCTCCGGGGGCAG is a window of Granulicella tundricola MP5ACTX9 DNA encoding:
- the rodA gene encoding rod shape-determining protein RodA yields the protein MQRFSSFRDFDWTLLSLIGVLSVMSVLEIKSATLMTKFRGFDHKQILFLLGGMALMFVISLVDYHRLLDIAPWAYGVGFVALVAVKVVGTKVLGARRWIKLPGGIHFQPSEWVKLILILTVARFFWARAGRDLTWTDIFKVFALVGVPLLLVLSQPDLGTSLTYVPVLVIGLFLGGISWKQAGILILAFLLVGGAVVKSGKVLKPYQVARLTSFMDPDNDPKGSGYQIRQSKIAVGSGGIWGKGTNRGTQTQGDFLPIPYTDFIFAALSEEHGFIGAVVVLLLYFLILMRLIQNAQTASDLPGTFIVMGVVAVLVFQIAVNVGMVVGLMPVTGIPLPLLSYGGSSVLFTFLALGIVMNIRMRRFVN
- a CDS encoding GNAT family N-acetyltransferase; amino-acid sequence: MSELPIRVCHPGDEHFLSIVASGTFLENFAGTLDGADVLAHLQKNNSVAKYATWLADPQTHIAVSELLNSPIGYAVLCPPDLPVPLTPTDIELRRIYLFQRFQGTGVGLALLNWSIQKSRDLNMTRLLLGVYGENRKAIAWYHRQGFQTIGTRQFLVGTTLHDDLVLALPL
- a CDS encoding alpha/beta hydrolase, with amino-acid sequence MKSGFLLGLGILGFTGVGASGQMHRHERDRVEATESQNCFDASDPQEIRLWEGRAPGAAGDDPCRDIPYLKVFRAESGSRQPRPVILVVGGGGYDRLTDTKEQAPVAEYFSRTLGVDAFVLYYRLVQKDGTYRYPVPMWDGQRAIKLVRARAAQLGVDPGRVAMFGFSAGGHLASTLALHSASDFDLPVHDAVDGQKGRPDLLGLGYPVISMDPATVPPSGSYKNLLRGFDGGQLRHLQDYLSGEKNVTPHTPPVFLFESMDDARISPQNSVLFVAALRAAGIAVDAHLFAHGEHGAGLAEGIPEESAWPGLFRDWLVGQRFLGR
- a CDS encoding PAS domain-containing protein, which translates into the protein MASAASEPGRSCFSLTTFDHENTFLKLVATAEMVMDLTTEIIAAVLLSVSQPTFPHRWVEVGLNAAEIERLGLHAESVEVSQFVDPDPVVEIPAVPVKNPFSFQDGAEQFHEFLMQAPTPFVMTEGPEHRMTFINPPYVRLLGRLTKEAFLGKTVREALPEMEGQPFFGLMDEVYRTGVPYIGIEVPGRLQSDISQQEQDLFFDFIYHPLRDRAGRVSGVMIQATDVTDRVLSHQVMSSREDQLYTQWQELEAIYRSGLVGVMLLEANKELRILRINEIQAGLLGEPVDEVEGRPVRECCASVPALEALVERGLAGETVLNEVVRPMGGGGRDWLVSVTPLRSKTGVIEKLYCLSVEVPGPAGMVQ
- the mrdA gene encoding penicillin-binding protein 2, with the translated sequence METNSSSLRDREEKLSPVKLHAAQYAIVVILVVLVSGLWNLQVLGAENYKAAAEANRIRKVPVLAPRGRIFDREGRLIVDNYPSTSCYLLREQVKAGDIPVIAAGLHLTVDQIQATLKHFQTAPKYQPIPLKQDITPDEQAFIEAHKNELPELDTIDEQRRLYPRDGFAAHLVGYVGEVSEQMLANDPRYAAYDPGQVVGRSGVEQTYDALLRGEDGYREVIVNSHGKEVGKLGQKLAVPGQDLRLSIDLDIQRAAEQALEGKNGAIVAMDPHTGEIIAMASRPTFDPNQFSVRLTQSYWSSILNNPNHPLLNKAIQAQLAPGSTFKIIMSVAGLQENVAQDLKVNCQGGASFYGHFYGCDRHHGGVNINTAIPYSCDTFYYTLAYKLGIDKIAQYGREMGIGQKTGIDLPEEAAGIMPSEQWKMKNYHQKWFAGETISVGIGQGAVTATPLQLLRALSGIASGGVLRWPHVLLPGQVPAEMQNAVRDTFPGSGEKTIPLSTENWQLITDAMANVTSSPIGTAYPAHLEGIDFAGKTGTADVVSGRQKGSKNKDTLPNAWFVGMTPRRNPDFAVAVLWEHGYWGNNSARLAAQVIDAYVEKQRAKDHNLRTVEAVKTPEAAPEKAAVPVVPAGQ
- a CDS encoding KH domain-containing protein, whose amino-acid sequence is MSMRTSEALAGEANGIDLTGRTVLGVVRSMVSQPARVALRSFAEGDTTILLVTVASVDLQVLTGRDGRTARSLRALVNAIGSRPGRRMELEVQGETEARS
- a CDS encoding M1 family metallopeptidase; protein product: MKKILSGLAFLLALSSSAQTPAYDPLVTFAPLTLPDPVNAYRSANGAPGPSYWQNRADYELHASIDTAAKVLTGDEVITYTNHSPDALTSLWIQLDQNTYRKDARSAPAAGGRRGIPRTQSTDGDVLDTVEVAGQKADYVVSDTRVQVRLAAPLAHNGVAKVHIKYHFTIPEKWGGRMSWGDAKAGPIFDMAQWYPRMCVFDDLHGWDTQPYLANEFYLEYGNFDYSVTVPAAMVVAGSGELVNPKEVLTPTQLKRLDQARASDKTVMIRTLEEAAAPTGTGTKTWHFKMENTRDVAFSASAVFLWDAARMNLPGGKKSLAMSYYPAESAGEPAWGRSTEYLKDSVERFSARWFPYPWPNAINVAGPSSGMEYPGILFDGIDDKGKVLFFITAHEIGHSWFPMIVGFNERRNAWMDEGFNTFIDIFESDDFSNGVYGPKRDGEYAPGGGHPADEIAKVIADPAAPAILTRADAIKEKYRHPITYFKSAFGLTLLRDDILGPQRFDFAFRKFIADWAYKHPSPSDFFRAMESEGGEDLSYFWRGWYLNNWQLDLAVTKIDPTPTGATVTIENRGQLVLPAVVELTFEDGTKRRVTLPAETWIQKTVYPLAVETTSPLKQAIIDPDHNLPILKR